One window of the Halorussus sp. MSC15.2 genome contains the following:
- the menE gene encoding o-succinylbenzoate--CoA ligase produces MTERGSSDGFGAETDDWLAERARTAPEAVALVEADDGTEWTYAELDAAVEETAGRLAALGVRAGDHLGVLMETRVAFVRLVHAAMRLGGVLVPLNARLARPELRRQAAVADLTLLVCETATESDAAAISEAPVASVDSPERAGGDAVAALRERDPADFEPASWSRADPQAMLFTSGTTGDPKAVELAMGNFRASATASAFRLGVTPDDSWLLCLSMYHMGGLSVVLRSALYGTTVVLQEGFDAGAAADAVAEYGVTGVSLVPTMLRRMLDARESLANSLRFVLLGGAPAPDELISRCEARGVPVHPTYGMTETASQIATARPREAFGHRGTVGRPLLGTDLTVVGADGDPQPAGETGELVVSGPTVMRGYYGDPEATAEAFGEYGLHTGDVGYRDEAGRVWVLNRRTDRIITGGENVHPGEVVEVLRDHDAVRDAAVVGLDDEEWGERVAALVVPEAGENLAVEDVVAHCEDRLAGYKRPRTVAFADELPRTASGTVEREAVRERLRDVRDPDAEN; encoded by the coding sequence ATGACTGAGCGCGGGAGTTCGGACGGTTTCGGCGCGGAGACGGACGACTGGCTGGCGGAGCGCGCGCGGACCGCACCGGAGGCGGTGGCGCTCGTGGAGGCCGACGACGGCACCGAGTGGACCTACGCCGAACTGGACGCGGCGGTCGAGGAGACCGCTGGCCGACTCGCGGCGCTCGGCGTGCGGGCGGGCGACCACCTCGGCGTGCTGATGGAGACCCGGGTCGCGTTCGTCCGCCTCGTCCACGCCGCGATGCGCCTCGGCGGGGTGCTGGTACCGCTGAACGCCCGCCTCGCTCGGCCGGAACTCCGTCGGCAGGCCGCGGTCGCGGACCTGACCCTGCTGGTCTGCGAGACCGCGACGGAGAGCGACGCGGCCGCGATTTCCGAGGCGCCGGTCGCGTCGGTCGATTCGCCCGAACGAGCGGGCGGGGACGCCGTGGCGGCCCTGCGCGAGCGCGACCCCGCCGACTTCGAACCGGCGTCGTGGTCGCGCGCGGACCCGCAGGCGATGCTGTTCACGTCCGGGACCACGGGCGACCCGAAGGCGGTCGAACTCGCGATGGGCAACTTCCGGGCGAGCGCGACCGCGTCGGCCTTCCGACTCGGCGTGACGCCCGACGATAGCTGGCTGCTCTGCCTGTCGATGTACCACATGGGCGGCCTGTCGGTGGTCCTGCGGTCCGCGCTCTACGGGACCACCGTCGTCCTGCAGGAGGGGTTCGACGCCGGGGCGGCCGCCGACGCCGTCGCCGAGTACGGCGTCACGGGCGTCTCGCTCGTGCCGACGATGCTCCGACGGATGCTGGACGCCCGCGAGTCGCTCGCCAACTCGCTCCGGTTCGTCCTGCTGGGCGGTGCGCCCGCGCCCGACGAACTGATTTCGCGGTGCGAGGCGCGGGGCGTGCCGGTCCACCCGACCTACGGCATGACTGAGACCGCCTCCCAAATCGCCACGGCCCGGCCCCGCGAGGCGTTCGGGCACCGCGGGACCGTGGGCCGACCGCTCCTCGGAACCGACCTGACCGTGGTCGGCGCGGACGGTGACCCCCAACCCGCGGGCGAGACCGGGGAACTCGTCGTCTCCGGGCCGACCGTGATGCGGGGCTACTACGGCGACCCGGAGGCCACCGCCGAGGCGTTCGGCGAGTACGGTCTCCACACTGGCGACGTAGGCTACCGCGACGAGGCGGGCCGGGTCTGGGTGCTGAACCGCCGGACCGACCGCATCATCACCGGCGGCGAGAACGTCCACCCCGGCGAGGTGGTCGAGGTCCTGCGCGACCACGACGCGGTCCGGGACGCCGCGGTCGTGGGTCTCGACGACGAGGAGTGGGGCGAGCGCGTCGCCGCGCTCGTCGTGCCCGAAGCGGGCGAGAATCTCGCTGTCGAGGACGTGGTCGCCCACTGCGAGGACCGACTCGCGGGCTACAAGCGACCGCGGACCGTCGCGTTCGCCGACGAACTCCCTCGGACGGCCTCGGGGACGGTCGAACGCGAGGCGGTCCGGGAGCGACTCCGGGACGTGAGGGACCCGGACGCCGAGAACTGA
- a CDS encoding NRDE family protein: MCTLILAWQVFDATPVAAAANRDEALGRPSRPPGVLDRDPTVVAPSDEEAGGTWIGYNEAGVFVAVTNRRTDIDGERSRGLLVRDALARESASDAVSHVEAELAEREYAGFNLVVADADEAALLEWDGVLRTTHFDPGVHVVVNDGYDDAATKSARIREALRPDAAGTAERPDADVGVEAWFERAKEVLRDHDMEVCVHGDGYGTRSSSLVAVDSTGEGRYWFADGRPCETEYEVVTPRDEDGQF; the protein is encoded by the coding sequence GTGTGCACCCTCATCCTCGCGTGGCAGGTGTTCGACGCGACGCCGGTCGCCGCGGCGGCGAACCGTGACGAGGCGCTCGGCCGCCCTTCGCGGCCGCCGGGAGTACTTGACCGCGACCCGACCGTGGTCGCGCCGAGCGACGAAGAGGCGGGCGGAACGTGGATAGGATACAACGAGGCGGGCGTGTTCGTCGCGGTGACCAACCGCCGGACGGACATCGACGGCGAGCGCTCGCGCGGCCTGCTCGTGCGCGACGCCCTCGCCCGAGAGAGCGCGAGCGACGCCGTCTCCCACGTGGAGGCGGAACTCGCCGAGCGCGAGTACGCCGGGTTCAACCTCGTCGTCGCCGACGCCGACGAGGCGGCCCTGCTGGAGTGGGACGGCGTCCTCAGGACGACCCACTTCGACCCCGGCGTCCACGTCGTGGTCAACGACGGCTACGACGACGCCGCGACGAAGTCCGCTCGCATCCGCGAGGCCCTCCGCCCTGATGCCGCCGGGACCGCCGAGCGCCCCGACGCCGATGTTGGCGTCGAAGCGTGGTTCGAGCGCGCGAAGGAGGTCCTGCGCGACCACGACATGGAAGTCTGCGTCCACGGCGACGGCTACGGCACTCGGTCGTCGTCGCTGGTCGCGGTCGATTCGACCGGGGAGGGCCGCTACTGGTTCGCCGATGGCAGACCCTGCGAGACCGAGTACGAGGTCGTCACGCCGCGCGACGAGGACGGTCAGTTTTAA
- a CDS encoding mandelate racemase/muconate lactonizing enzyme family protein, producing MNAELRPFSLPLSDPLDTARGTIERRDGLLLRLEATETDSGSASEGVTVGVGEATPLPGWTEHYDECESVLADTAEAVDGGADPADLLADLDSTPAARHALDLALADLHASRDGVPLYRYLAECGRSASDRGATDPETTDPETPDRDAPPLVKSVPVNATAGDAPAEETVAEAERAAEAGFDCLKLKVGARPLSADVERVEAVSEALPEVELRADANAAWDRQQAQQFLDATGDRLAYVEQPLPATDLAGLAALSGPVALDETLAAVEFDDALDANPEAVVLKPMALGGPRRAVEVAERAREEGITPVVTTTIDGTVARTAAVHVAAAIPGVPACGLATRKLLESDLGPDIAPVADGRAVVPQGAGNGTADTWGYHD from the coding sequence ATGAACGCCGAACTCCGGCCCTTCTCGCTCCCGCTCTCGGACCCGCTCGACACGGCCCGGGGGACAATCGAGCGCCGCGACGGCCTGCTGCTCCGGTTGGAAGCGACGGAGACCGACTCCGGGTCGGCGTCCGAGGGCGTCACGGTCGGCGTCGGCGAGGCGACGCCGCTCCCGGGGTGGACCGAACACTACGACGAGTGCGAGTCCGTTCTCGCGGACACCGCCGAGGCGGTGGACGGCGGAGCAGACCCCGCCGACCTGCTCGCAGACCTCGATTCGACTCCGGCCGCGCGCCACGCGCTCGACCTCGCGCTCGCGGACCTGCACGCCTCGCGCGACGGCGTCCCGCTCTACCGATACCTCGCCGAGTGCGGCCGGAGCGCGTCCGACCGAGGCGCGACCGACCCCGAAACGACGGACCCCGAGACGCCCGACCGCGACGCACCCCCACTCGTGAAGAGCGTCCCGGTCAACGCGACGGCCGGCGACGCGCCCGCCGAGGAGACCGTCGCGGAGGCCGAACGCGCCGCGGAGGCCGGGTTCGACTGCCTGAAACTGAAAGTGGGCGCTCGTCCGCTGTCGGCCGACGTGGAGCGAGTCGAAGCCGTGAGCGAGGCGCTGCCCGAGGTAGAACTCCGGGCCGACGCGAACGCCGCGTGGGACCGCCAGCAGGCCCAGCAGTTCCTCGACGCAACGGGCGACCGACTCGCCTACGTCGAACAACCCCTGCCCGCGACCGACCTCGCGGGTCTCGCCGCGCTCTCCGGGCCGGTGGCGCTGGACGAGACGCTGGCGGCGGTCGAGTTCGACGACGCCCTCGACGCGAACCCGGAGGCGGTCGTCCTGAAACCGATGGCGCTGGGCGGTCCCCGTCGGGCGGTCGAAGTCGCCGAGCGCGCCCGCGAGGAGGGAATCACGCCGGTCGTGACGACCACCATCGACGGCACCGTCGCCCGGACCGCGGCGGTCCACGTCGCGGCCGCGATTCCGGGCGTTCCGGCCTGCGGACTGGCGACGCGCAAACTGCTCGAATCGGACCTCGGTCCCGACATCGCGCCGGTCGCCGACGGCCGGGCGGTGGTCCCGCAGGGCGCGGGCAACGGCACCGCGGACACGTGGGGGTACCATGACTGA
- a CDS encoding MarR family transcriptional regulator: protein MAVSEEDLTEEERAGLELVRQSGGIHQSDFWKELDVDSRKGSRIVDSLDDKGLVQREETVYDGHNTYLITPAARDLDFSLLMAGDMLSPFIGEEEVDAESDAFSQWIMNLAYSE from the coding sequence ATGGCAGTATCCGAGGAGGACCTCACCGAGGAGGAGCGCGCGGGTCTGGAACTCGTCCGGCAGTCCGGCGGCATCCACCAGAGCGACTTCTGGAAGGAGTTGGACGTCGATTCCCGGAAGGGAAGCCGCATCGTGGACTCGCTGGACGACAAGGGTCTCGTCCAGCGCGAGGAGACGGTCTACGACGGACACAACACCTACCTCATCACGCCGGCGGCGCGCGACCTCGACTTCTCGCTGCTGATGGCGGGCGACATGCTCTCGCCGTTCATCGGCGAAGAGGAGGTAGACGCCGAGAGCGACGCCTTCTCGCAGTGGATTATGAACCTCGCGTACAGCG
- a CDS encoding 1,4-dihydroxy-2-naphthoate polyprenyltransferase, with product MSDMATEHSRREAWLMAARPHTLPAAAAPVVVGVGLAVHEGLFAPLPALAAFVGAALIQIGTNFANDYYDAVKGVDTDEREGFTRVTQSGLIPPNEVKRAMYATFGLAILVGVYLVAVGGLPILVVGLASVVSGIAYAGGPYPLGSHGLGDLFVFVFFGVVAVTGTFYVQAASLLAGPFPMGIPEETVTFGAFLASLPVAAISTNILVVNNVRDLETDREAGKQTLAVLLGYRASRAEFVGLLALSYAIPVWFWLARGHSLAVLLPLATLPYAASVARTVITDSSGEALNPALERTGKLLAGHSVLFALGLIA from the coding sequence ATGAGCGACATGGCTACCGAACACTCCCGCCGCGAGGCGTGGCTGATGGCCGCCCGGCCCCACACGCTTCCGGCGGCCGCGGCACCCGTCGTCGTCGGCGTCGGTCTCGCCGTCCACGAGGGCCTGTTCGCGCCGCTCCCGGCGCTGGCGGCGTTCGTCGGCGCGGCACTCATCCAGATTGGCACCAACTTCGCGAACGACTACTACGACGCCGTGAAGGGCGTGGACACCGACGAGCGCGAGGGGTTCACCCGCGTCACCCAGTCGGGACTTATCCCGCCGAACGAGGTCAAGCGTGCGATGTACGCCACGTTCGGGTTAGCGATACTGGTCGGCGTGTATCTGGTCGCGGTCGGCGGTCTCCCCATCCTCGTCGTCGGTCTCGCCAGCGTGGTCTCCGGCATCGCTTACGCCGGGGGACCGTACCCCCTCGGGTCGCACGGTCTCGGCGACCTGTTCGTCTTCGTCTTCTTCGGCGTCGTCGCGGTGACGGGCACGTTCTACGTGCAGGCCGCCAGCCTGCTCGCCGGGCCGTTCCCGATGGGAATTCCGGAGGAGACGGTCACGTTCGGCGCGTTCCTCGCCAGTCTCCCGGTCGCGGCCATCTCCACGAACATCCTCGTGGTGAACAACGTCCGGGACCTCGAAACCGACCGCGAGGCGGGCAAGCAGACCCTCGCCGTCCTGCTCGGCTACCGGGCGAGCAGGGCCGAGTTCGTCGGCCTGCTGGCGCTCTCCTACGCGATTCCGGTCTGGTTCTGGCTGGCGCGGGGTCACTCGCTCGCGGTCCTCCTCCCGCTCGCGACCCTGCCCTACGCCGCGTCGGTCGCCCGGACCGTCATCACCGACAGTTCGGGCGAGGCGCTGAACCCCGCGTTGGAGCGTACCGGGAAACTGCTGGCCGGACACTCGGTACTGTTCGCGCTGGGCCTGATAGCGTGA